Below is a window of Mauremys mutica isolate MM-2020 ecotype Southern chromosome 11, ASM2049712v1, whole genome shotgun sequence DNA.
GCTAAGAGGTGTGAAAACAATTCAGAGAGATtttcagcagcacagctgagTGAAATTATGATAGCCTATAATTTTATACTCTATCTTTTTTACGCTGTTTTAAACATTTACAGCACTTTCACATTTTAGAGGATCAGATTGGAAATTTGTATCAGATGTGAGAGTAGGATTTCTTTATAGCTTTCTAATTTTTAAAGTTAGCTGAACCTTTTCTGTTAAATTACCCTATTTGTGTTATCAGACTTATTGACATTTGTCCCACCCAAACTTTATCAAAACAATTAGAGGAAATATGTTTGGAGTATTTAATCCACAAGATATCCTATAAATTATAAAGAGGCCAGCTGTAGAAAGGCAGCATTACTGAGAGAAACTTCTCACAATCATAAGTCTTTCCAAGCATGGTAGATCATGTCAAATGTAATGTGGAGGACTGGTCTCTTATTGAAAGTTTTAGAGGCCCAGATTTTTTATATGAAATGTATGTAAGAGAGAATCTTTATATAGTCCCCACCGTCTCCCATTTGAAACTAGGTAACTTCTACATTAGCACATCTCATGTTTCAGAGAAGCTTTTATTAATAGAAGTTTCGAATGCTCAGTGTCTGACCCTAAGCAAAAGCAAAACAGATCTTTCCTCTTTCTAAAAGACTGTCTGACATTCTAACTTCAGATCACAAATACCAAAATAACTTGATAACAAATCACACCCTGAGGCAGTGACCACATGTTGATCAAATCCTTGTGGTTGCACACAGCACAATGGTGCACTTTAATTTACAGAAGTCATGCAGACAAAACGGAGGAACCTAGGCACAGGAAACAGGGTTTTGATCAACTGTTTGCTGTGGATGCAATTGTGGCTTTGACTGTTGCATTAAAAGATTTTAGGTTTTATTGTGCTGGGGCATGTCAACTAAAAAAATTCGGCATGGGATTAGACACCAATAGGTGTTTTAAAAGCGCTTGCTCAAGTTCTGTAGGCCCTATATTTCACATACCTTGTTATTTTAGTAGTAAATGTCCACCTATTTccgtttctttttaaaatggtcaTTATTGGTTtgattttcctttcattttgacCAATTGTGAACTAATGTAAATCCATGGATTTCCTTGATACTAGGCCTGTTTTACACTGGGATaaagagagcagaatcaggctgtGTAACATTAAATAATTGATATTAATCAAGTTATACTTAATATAGATCCTATCTATACATGAGATAAAGCTGTGCCTGCCTGCTGTGATCTCATATGCTGTATGAGTGGATATGTTTATACAGTAGTTGGGATGTACAGAGATCACTGGGATTATTAAATTATTCAGTGAATCAGAAGGACATTTACTACCATAGTACAGTCAAACCTAGTTTATCAAAACCCTGATTATCTGGGGGGAAATTAAAAAGGACCTTTCCCATGATGTAGAGTCCCTCACTGTCCAAATGCCCATTTACTGAAATATTCTCAGGTCCCCAAATAATTTGGCTAAATCGTATTTGTATGCAGCTTGTGGTGTGTGGCGTCTAACCCAAGTCCTATATTAGAATTCACACTCTTTTCTCTTTGACACTGGCAGAGAGATGCTCGATCGGGCCTGATCAATTCAGCAATCACTGCTTTTCATTCTATTGTGATTCCTAGTTATATTTAGAAACCGAAGTCAGTCTAGTCTGATTGCATAAAAACAAAATCCTTATAATTAAATGAGCTTTTGATTGTAGGAAAACAAGTTTCTAAGATTGCCCTTCCGAATTAAGGGAGTTATTGTTCCTTTCCAGAGATTGAGAAATAATTAACATGCCAAATTGCTTATTTTTGTTATGCTGTGTATTATAGCTATCATGCAAAGCAGTAAAAGATATAAAGACTTTTCTATAAGTCATTGATTGAGAGTCAGTGTACAGTACTGTATGAGGAGAGACAATCTGATACAGAGAATAGGTACATTAGAAAAGACAGGAAAAATAATGAACAAGACTATAAATCTCATTAAGTATGACAAGTCATCTTGATTTTGTTTTGAAACAGTTATTTTATACTTCTCATAGCACTGATGTATTCTGTTTTAAAAGTACATGGGAAACGAACAAATTAGAAGAATCAAATGCTGACTTTATCCAAGAAAATCCAAGGAATGATTATGGGAAAAGTAAGTTACATTCTTAATATACTTTTCGATCCTTTTCACCATGTCTTAGAAAACAGCTGTTGCCTGCAATGAAAAATCTCAAAGAATAACCAAGTAAGCCATATGAAAATGCATGGCTGATTCCTGGATTGTTAGCAGGCTAAATTATTGTAGCAGTTGGTCTTAGAAGGTACTGAAATTGTTTCTAAACACAAttgcaagtttgcaaatgattaAGTTACATTTTTCAGGTATTCTTTTGACACCTTTACTGTTAAAACAATAACATTGGAGGTGCAGAATCCATCTCAGATAAGCAGGAGAGGAATTtaacttattttttattttggggtgtatctgcacagcagctgggagtgtgcgTCCCAATGCGGGTAAACaagctagctctgcttgagttaGTGTGCTACAAAACAGTAATGTGGCCACGGTGGCATGGGCAGCAACTCGGGCTTGTTACTAGAGTACAAACCTGTGCAACCCCTGGGTATGTATTCAGGTAGCTAGTCCCAGCCTTTGCcactgtggccacactgctatttttagggtgTTCGCTCAACCAGAGCCAGTGTGCGTCTGACTACCCACACTGGGAAGTGCtatcccagctgctgtgtagatataACCTTTGTTGCCAAACTTCTAACAGACTCACACACACCTTGGTCTAACATCATATTATCCAAAGTACATATTGCAAGAGATTCTTTTCCTGTTCTGTTACTTCCTAATATGTGCTCTGCCCCTTTGTACTGCTCCCTCTTCTGATTCAGTCTTTTACATCAGATTTTCTTCAAATCTCTTCTGAAAGTTCATTCTCGTCTTGATTTCTCTCTGATAAACACTTTGTCCTTTCTTGTCATGACTTCTAATTATCTACTTTGCAACTTGTCCTTTTCCCTCTTGACTTTTCCATTCACTTTTAGTAGACTATATTTGTTTGATCCATTTTATTgttgtgttttaaaataatagTAAAGTGCCAGGGAATGAGggattttttgttaaataaatattaaaattagTCATTAAAAATATGTTGTCTACTTTAGATACGAACaaagacaagaaagaaaaaaacagtagAAATGTAAATGGACGGGTCAGAGTTGAGAGATCATCTAATATTTCCAGTAATTCATCTAAACATAAGAGTGTATTTTCTAAAACTTCTACAAGAACAAGTGATTTAAATTCATTGTACTTAAGTACCGTACCTCCTTATGAACAACGAACTGACAGAAGTAAAGCTTCTAAAAAAAATGTGCTTAATGAAGGAGCGTCCTCTGCCTTGTGCAGCTCTTCAGTGATGTCTGAATGCCAAGATACAGAGCCAAGTACTGGCCGTATATCAGGCATGACAAGTTTTGCTCACTCTCAGAAAAATAAATGCATCTCTAGGTGGCTCTATAAGTCATTTGAATTGAAAAGGCAAAAGTCAGCCCAGGTGCCTAGTAGAAAGCATTCAGGCATCAGAGGCAGTAAGTCTAGCAAGCTTTCACAGGGAAGGCCAATGGAGAACTCCAGGAATATGCCACTAcatcaaaaagaaagaaaaaatagtgAAGGAAACAGGGAATTAAATGAGAAAATAATTCATACTGTTTCCACAAATGCACAAACCCCAATCATAAATGAAAACACGGGAGAACAAACAGCTTCTGTTGTGGCTCTTAAATGTGGCATTCACTACAGCCAAAATAACACAAGTAACAGCCTTCATCAGAGACCTCAAAGTAACCAGCacgaaaaaaagaagaaagatttGTGTGAATTAGCTACAGGAAAAAATACTGAATCCCATAAGGTCCATTTCCAAGGTCCATTGCCGTTTTCCAGAAATACTGAACAGAAATGTAGCTGTGTAAACTTGAATAGTTGTAACATAACAAGTGACTATGGAATTCAAACCATTGCTTCAGAAAGTAAATCTTTAGGGACTGTGACACAACTTCCAGAGAATGAAAATGAAGAACACCTTTCTAGGGTCACACTTGGAGCACCTTCCTTTTTACATCAAGTTTTCCTGGAAATGGAGCAAGATGCATCACCTACTTCAACTGCATCTGAGCCTAAAGATTTGGACAGCAGTTTTGAAAACAAAAGTATACAACAATTATCTAACCAGCTTTTCATCCTTAATGAATCCACAGGAGACAAGAAGGTTCAGGATACTATCAGTAATGTACATACAAGTGACATTATTTTAACAGACCCATGTGGTTGGCAATTGGCACACATCCCACAGAAGGTTCAGTGTTGTTGCACCTGTGCAGAAGAACAACCTAACTTTATATCTGAAACATCTGATGAAGAACAAGACAGTTTCTCAGATTCATCTGTGACAGTAACAAGTATTTTAGGTGCATTAGAGAACCAACAGTCAGAAGAGGAGTTCACTGTATCATCTGTATCTGATAGCCTGAGTCTTGGATCATTATATGACGTACATGAACAGATGGTAAGAGCTTGGTGAAATGATGTTATTAATGTAACAAAACTCTTGAGTGCTTTTTTAAGTAGGCAACAGTTTCTGTTTCCATTTGAAACCCCCTTTAAAGAAAAAGTTGTAAATTGGCTGCTTAAATCATATTAGACCAAACGTGACATGTAAAATTAACAGCCTGGATGTAAAAATAGCCTTTAAACATCTTTGGAAATACTTAAATTAGTGAGGGATTCAGAAAAAGAGTTTCTCACACTAGTTTCTACAGCCTGTCTACACTTGCAAACTCTATAGCCTTAATTCACCACCACTACATCCTAGGGTCAGATGACACAGTAGTAAAAACCCCTGAGTCCTAGCCGCACAACAGCTTTCACTATTGCTGCCACTGGTAGTGAATTCTGGCTACAAGGTTTCCTATTATACACACACCATCATGGAGACGGGGAAAATCTCAAACAGCAACATAATTCAGCATGAGTGGCAGTCTGCTCCAAGGGTTTAGGATTGGCATAATAGAGGTGTCACCATTCAGGACAAGAGCTTAATTGGCAAATCATATGTGTCAAAGATTGACCAGCACCTGCCCTAATTAGTGCTCTTAGCATAAAATCCACCCAGAAAAATTGGAGGAAGTGCTCACACAGAGCAGCTTTTTAGCCCTCACTCTTACTCTGAATGGCAGATACAATTTCAGCAAACAGTATCTCCTATCTAAAGAAACCAGTATCTTTATGTGGTCCCATGCACTTCTGTTGACATAGTTCAGTGAAATAATATTCCATTGGCACCATAGTGCATCTAGAGGACTTATGAACTGATGTATTAAAGTAGAGGGAATATATGAGCtaaaaggtgttaacataactcaGTCACTGTTCAACATTAAACAGGgtcagggtttggtatacagagacctcagcctgctttgtACCATGGCAtataccattaaaaatcctttcaaccttttattaaagatatagcaaagaaagaaaagcagttaaagcatttgaaatgtaaaatattaaataaggctttcattttaacaacatttctTGTTCCCTTTCACTTTAGCTGGAGAACGGTTTAGAAGGAAACCCCCCCTTTTTCACggtctcttagatggtattagAGATGGTTAAAACTGTCCTTTTGCGTAAAAGAGAAGGTTTTAGTAGTGATGAGCTGAAGCTGCTTTGGTCAAAATCTGATCCCATTTCATCCCacgtggtgtttgggattcagctggatcCAGTAGAGGTAGCGATGGTATCTGAGTCTCACTCTttggcccagtctggtcaggcCGTCTCTCAGGATTAGGACAAAGAAGGTTTGggatcccaggagatggtgggggtggctGCTGTATGGTAAAGTTCACTCCAGTAGCCTCTTTCTGTTCTTCCATGTTATGTTAAAGTATCTTTAGGGACCTTAATTTAGGCCTAATATCTCCCACACCGGTTAATTAATTTCCGGTTTCACATCATCTGTTTTTACCAAGTTTGATTTTAACAATCCTTGAACCATATCAGTAGGCCCTTTTGTTCAGGCTAATTTAGTTTTTCTGTCTCCTTGTTGTACCTTTTCCCCATCAACATTTAttgtaggttattgtgacatcttatgaactttcacataGTTTTTAAAGTTGAGCTCACAGGTAGAGTAAAATGTTAGGCCCAGTTATTACAACAGAACCCAAATGATGACAATGCAACTGTCCTGGACAATGTGAAATTATAACAATTGCAATGACAGCCCATCAAGTCTAATttaaaacacacatttcaaggaGGAAAATCTTTAACAGGTATAATTCCATTTTTGTCATCTTAGGAAGAAAACAATTGTGTTGACCTAAAAGAGGAGGAAAACTCAGACTCCAGCACAGGCCATCTTGATCAAAGAGTTCTAGAGGAAATGCAGAAGATTAGCACCTCTGAGAGGCTCTCTCAGACAGACTCCTTCCATTTCAGGTATTAATATTTATTCTACCTGAAAAGAACCAGAATAGGTCTTTAGTTTCCATTTCAGGGATCCACATCTTTGAGTTGGTATTAAATATTGGGGACCTGATGATGCCTTCCTTTTTATAGCATTGCAGTAGTCTCACCTGATGGTAAAATCATGGATAACAATGGGATGGTTCAAATTCACAAGAGAAAATGTAAGACCCCTCTCAAGTGCAAGATAAGAATGAATATTACTTATTCTGCCCCAAGgcacttacaatctaaattgCTGTCTGGACATCCAGAAACCAACCCCTCAGGATCCAACAAATTCCCCAACCAAACCAAGATATGCCATTAATCAGAGACACTGATATAATTTCTGCCATTTCCTCAGTTTGCTTCATCCTCTGTATAGGCATTATCTCGGTCTTGTCTGGGCTGAGTCTCaggcctggtgtacactgggtgggagggggggaaatggatctaagttacgcaacttcagctgtaTGAATTAGATGtatttagatctacttactgcggtgtcttcacggcagcaagtcgacaggagagcacttggcagtcgatttattgcatctaggcTAGACACAATAGATCCACCCCTGTTGTATCGATCACTGCCCgtcgatccagcgggtaatgtagacaagtctTAAGTCTGCTCAGCTCATATCGATGCATCAGTCTCTGTCAAGCAGTGCTATGATGCATTAAATCTATGTCACTGATTTTCATACAGTTCCACAGATGAAGAAGGGAGAGCAAATATGGATCATGCACTTAAGAGTGTCAATACCAGTCAAGTACTGTATTTCTGTCATTTTCCACATTACGTTAGTACATAACTTATCAGGTCAGTAGTAAACTGTTAGAATAAAAAACGCTTAAAATTAAACTTAAGATGCCAGAGCCAGAACAGATACCATATACAAATATTATGGTGTTTCCTTCTCTGTTAGTAGGTATGTAATGGTATCTGTTGCTTTAAGGCATCATACATTGCACTAGTTAAGGCACAATATTTCTCACTTTTGTGACAAAAAACATGACTGAGTTCTCACAAAAAAATCATGTTCTTGATCTCCCCAGTCAGCTGCTACCAAACAAGCCTCCATACATTTAATGGATAGTGTAGTGGATTATgggatttttaaatgtctttaaaCCATTAAATattactacatttaaaaaaaatattgaaaaataaagGATATTTGGCCTCTCAACTTCCTATAACTTCTTAATTATCACAGTGGGTGATATCCAGGTCTCATTCAAGTCAGTGAAGTTTTGCCTTTGATTTCAACGGGGCCAGCATTTCTCCCTACGTCATGACTTTTCCTTTTGTAAACTACTTATGATTCTTCTCACTTTTTGCCGTCACACACAGCCCACCTCAGTTATGTTTAACGACTCTGTTTTGTTGCAAAACTTCATCAAGGGACTTTGACAGAACGCCATGTGCCTGTTGTGACCAGAATCAAGCCCTACGTTAATTTAAGCTGTAATGAATAATTGATTATGCTTTTAAAATTAGATAAAGTGCACCACATACAGCTATGCTGATTTCTACTGAATTAAGTTACATATTGCCAGCTAAATTAGGACAACTGCACATCATGCCAACTCCTTTTGAAAGCTATTGTAATGATGTGCAACTAAAAACCCAGTCATGCAAGATGAGACATGTGAGGAAACCTCTGCACTCATGCAGAGCTTCACTGACTTCACTAGGGCTTTGTGCAGGTTTAAGGGTCTGCATGCTTAGCTCAGCCTACAGGACTGGGGGTCTAAATAGTATTTACTTTAAAAGTGTAATATTTgtgacacacacacctgcacaaaGTGTTACATCTGAGGGAATTTTGCACCAGAAaactaaaaattctgcacattttatttgtcaacaaataaatgtggaggctcaaGCATGGGAGCGGGGACCACAGGCCCCTGGCTGCAtcaaggtgggagatcaccctgcagacCCCCCGCAATAGACTCGACGGTGGGGTTGCACCCACCCTAACAaaggccaggccctgcccctctgcaccaggcaggctcagcctggcagaagccaagtgtggaggggcttagtgtggggagaTCCAGGAGCGGAGTGAGAGGGTTGTGTGTGGGgtaatctgggtgcaggcagctcattGGAGGATCTGGATGCACAAAGGCTCATGGGGGGTGtttctgggtgcaggggcaatgggattcTGCAAGGgcgtccaggtgaaggtggttggtgCTTGATGGGGGGGTCCGTGCGGGGGGAGGCTCAATGGGGAGGGGtccgggtgctgggggagtggggcttggtggcgtggggatccaggtgcagttgGTTGCAGGGGCTTttcagcagggctttggagcagagcccagacctggagcacagagcagctccagagcagtggagctgcaggtttttgcctggagctggagtggagcacagctccaaagtccTGCTtgtcagggtggtccaggtgcaggaagGATGGGGCATTCGATGGGCCTGCTTAAACaggaaagccccagctgctgctgctgccgccgccaccACCAAGGGGACACCACATGCCAGACTCCATTCTCCTTCTCTtcactctccccactcccctctccaTTGTCCCCGCCTCAtcctctcccccttcctctccccactgtcccctgcctccctcccctcagTACCACATCTTTCTCCCCCATTGCCTCTTCCTCCCACCTCTGCCATGCCCCGCCACAGGCACTCCCCCTTGTACACAAAACAGGAAGGCTCCCAACACGCACCAGAGGAGCACAACCAGCATGAGGACCCAGGAGGCGGCATCCAGCTGTAGAGTCAGAAGCCAGAGCTGAACCCTTCTTCAGTCAGGCAGCTCTGCGCTCAAAGGAATGAGGGGTGGCAGTGGCATCTGACCCCCTGTGCTACCCCCATCTCACCTCTGTTTGGGGGAGCAATGCCTCCCCAAACTACGCCTGCCAGAAACCACGTGGGCACATGACCATTCATGCagattctctttgcttccctATCATTTTCCACTGAGAAGCAAAAGAATCTGCAGAGGGACCTGAATTCTGTGcctgtgcagaattcccccaggagtaaaagtgtatacaaaaaaatc
It encodes the following:
- the LOC123344186 gene encoding uncharacterized protein LOC123344186 isoform X2 gives rise to the protein MRDCAACCGDMAGRVSLSTRGLTRSVAHRLKYYIDIQRKEDSFDLSGASRNEAESSSFYMHPGSLAEQKYDQCLKHNFTDCKFEASLRMYTGNSEECERKLQSNPERQQEIKIIKKKMAQDVVTDRPFPVLARSTKRTKKLHSFPSRLSQFPPPPYTSQEEVMRLISSASKLIVAATCEISSEEIKKPDCASTQKRKEAKNVQRLDHYYKQCAPPLVISPDPHDYEAKSTWETNKLEESNADFIQENPRNDYGKNTNKDKKEKNSRNVNGRVRVERSSNISSNSSKHKSVFSKTSTRTSDLNSLYLSTVPPYEQRTDRSKASKKNVLNEGASSALCSSSVMSECQDTEPSTGRISGMTSFAHSQKNKCISRWLYKSFELKRQKSAQVPSRKHSGIRGSKSSKLSQGRPMENSRNMPLHQKERKNSEGNRELNEKIIHTVSTNAQTPIINENTGEQTASVVALKCGIHYSQNNTSNSLHQRPQSNQHEKKKKDLCELATGKNTESHKVHFQGPLPFSRNTEQKCSCVNLNSCNITSDYGIQTIASESKSLGTVTQLPENENEEHLSRVTLGAPSFLHQVFLEMEQDASPTSTASEPKDLDSSFENKSIQQLSNQLFILNESTGDKKVQDTISNVHTSDIILTDPCGWQLAHIPQKVQCCCTCAEEQPNFISETSDEEQDSFSDSSVTVTSILGALENQQSEEEFTVSSVSDSLSLGSLYDVHEQMEENNCVDLKEEENSDSSTGHLDQRVLEEMQKISTSERLSQTDSFHFSSTDEEGRANMDHALKSVNTSQVLYFCHFPHYVST
- the LOC123344186 gene encoding uncharacterized protein LOC123344186 isoform X1, which produces MRDCAACCGDMAGRVSLSTRGLTRSVAHRLKYYIDIQRKEDSFDLSGASRNEAESSSFYMHPGSLAEQKYDQCLKHNFTDCKFEASLRMYTGNSEECERKLQSNPERQQEIKIIKKKMAQDVVTDRPFPVLARSTKRTKKLHSFPSRLSQFPPPPYTSQEEVMRLISSASKLIVAATCEISSEEIKKPDCASTQKRKEAKNVQRLDHYYKQCAPPLVISPDPHDYEAKSTDVFCFKSTWETNKLEESNADFIQENPRNDYGKNTNKDKKEKNSRNVNGRVRVERSSNISSNSSKHKSVFSKTSTRTSDLNSLYLSTVPPYEQRTDRSKASKKNVLNEGASSALCSSSVMSECQDTEPSTGRISGMTSFAHSQKNKCISRWLYKSFELKRQKSAQVPSRKHSGIRGSKSSKLSQGRPMENSRNMPLHQKERKNSEGNRELNEKIIHTVSTNAQTPIINENTGEQTASVVALKCGIHYSQNNTSNSLHQRPQSNQHEKKKKDLCELATGKNTESHKVHFQGPLPFSRNTEQKCSCVNLNSCNITSDYGIQTIASESKSLGTVTQLPENENEEHLSRVTLGAPSFLHQVFLEMEQDASPTSTASEPKDLDSSFENKSIQQLSNQLFILNESTGDKKVQDTISNVHTSDIILTDPCGWQLAHIPQKVQCCCTCAEEQPNFISETSDEEQDSFSDSSVTVTSILGALENQQSEEEFTVSSVSDSLSLGSLYDVHEQMEENNCVDLKEEENSDSSTGHLDQRVLEEMQKISTSERLSQTDSFHFSSTDEEGRANMDHALKSVNTSQVLYFCHFPHYVST
- the LOC123344186 gene encoding uncharacterized protein LOC123344186 isoform X3; this encodes MHPGSLAEQKYDQCLKHNFTDCKFEASLRMYTGNSEECERKLQSNPERQQEIKIIKKKMAQDVVTDRPFPVLARSTKRTKKLHSFPSRLSQFPPPPYTSQEEVMRLISSASKLIVAATCEISSEEIKKPDCASTQKRKEAKNVQRLDHYYKQCAPPLVISPDPHDYEAKSTDVFCFKSTWETNKLEESNADFIQENPRNDYGKNTNKDKKEKNSRNVNGRVRVERSSNISSNSSKHKSVFSKTSTRTSDLNSLYLSTVPPYEQRTDRSKASKKNVLNEGASSALCSSSVMSECQDTEPSTGRISGMTSFAHSQKNKCISRWLYKSFELKRQKSAQVPSRKHSGIRGSKSSKLSQGRPMENSRNMPLHQKERKNSEGNRELNEKIIHTVSTNAQTPIINENTGEQTASVVALKCGIHYSQNNTSNSLHQRPQSNQHEKKKKDLCELATGKNTESHKVHFQGPLPFSRNTEQKCSCVNLNSCNITSDYGIQTIASESKSLGTVTQLPENENEEHLSRVTLGAPSFLHQVFLEMEQDASPTSTASEPKDLDSSFENKSIQQLSNQLFILNESTGDKKVQDTISNVHTSDIILTDPCGWQLAHIPQKVQCCCTCAEEQPNFISETSDEEQDSFSDSSVTVTSILGALENQQSEEEFTVSSVSDSLSLGSLYDVHEQMEENNCVDLKEEENSDSSTGHLDQRVLEEMQKISTSERLSQTDSFHFSSTDEEGRANMDHALKSVNTSQVLYFCHFPHYVST